A window of Oligoflexus sp. contains these coding sequences:
- a CDS encoding type Z 30S ribosomal protein S14 has protein sequence MAKKSMIEKAKRTPKFSTRAYTRCNKCGRPKAVFRKFGICRICFRQMALNGLLAGVTKASW, from the coding sequence ATGGCTAAGAAATCAATGATCGAAAAAGCTAAGCGCACGCCGAAGTTCTCGACTCGCGCTTATACTCGATGCAACAAATGCGGTCGGCCAAAAGCCGTTTTCCGTAAGTTCGGGATCTGTCGTATCTGCTTCCGGCAAATGGCCTTGAATGGTCTGCTGGCCGGCGTGACAAAAGCATCCTGGTAA
- the rpsH gene encoding 30S ribosomal protein S8 gives MQVNDPIADLLTRVRNAQKAGHEVVSVPASKMKIAIAHILREEGFVRNYKAIRDNKQGILKIALAYSEDGKPGIRTIERQSTASRRLYVTADKLPYVKSGFGVGILSTSKGIMTDRDARKLNIGGEYICSVF, from the coding sequence ATGCAAGTTAATGATCCAATCGCAGACCTTTTGACACGAGTTCGGAACGCACAAAAAGCGGGTCATGAAGTCGTGAGCGTACCAGCCTCGAAGATGAAGATCGCCATCGCTCATATCCTGCGCGAAGAAGGCTTCGTACGTAATTACAAAGCCATTCGTGACAATAAGCAAGGCATTCTGAAGATTGCCCTCGCCTATTCGGAAGATGGCAAGCCTGGTATCCGTACAATCGAACGTCAGAGCACAGCTTCCCGTCGCCTTTACGTGACGGCTGACAAGCTTCCCTACGTGAAGAGCGGTTTCGGTGTCGGTATCCTTTCGACCTCGAAAGGTATCATGACCGATCGCGATGCTCGTAAGCTTAATATCGGTGGCGAGTATATCTGCTCCGTCTTTTAA
- the rplF gene encoding 50S ribosomal protein L6 — MSRIGKQPITVPSGVEVKIEGSLIKVKGPKGKLERALHRSIKVAQEGSTLNVSPVADTKENKKFHGLTRTLIANMIEGCQKGYERRLTLVGVGYRGAKQGKGLNLSLGYSHPVYFEAVEGVDLNVDKNTTIIVTGASKENVGETAAKIRSLRPPEPYHGKGVRYESEKIVTKVGKSGGKK; from the coding sequence ATGTCACGCATAGGTAAACAGCCGATCACGGTCCCAAGCGGGGTCGAGGTTAAAATAGAGGGCTCACTTATTAAAGTGAAAGGCCCCAAAGGCAAACTGGAAAGAGCCCTTCACCGTTCGATCAAGGTCGCTCAGGAAGGTTCTACGCTGAACGTTAGTCCAGTGGCTGACACCAAAGAAAACAAGAAATTCCATGGCCTTACCCGCACTCTGATCGCCAACATGATCGAAGGTTGCCAAAAGGGCTATGAAAGACGTCTGACTCTCGTCGGCGTAGGTTATCGCGGTGCGAAGCAGGGCAAAGGTTTGAACCTTTCTCTGGGTTACAGTCATCCTGTTTACTTCGAAGCTGTTGAAGGCGTCGATCTGAACGTTGACAAGAACACCACCATTATCGTCACCGGCGCCTCGAAAGAGAACGTTGGCGAGACAGCCGCGAAAATCCGCTCGTTGCGTCCACCTGAGCCGTACCACGGTAAAGGCGTCCGCTACGAAAGCGAGAAGATCGTCACCAAAGTTGGTAAATCTGGCGGTAAGAAATAA
- the rplR gene encoding 50S ribosomal protein L18: MASTNSKYAQRNKRKTRIRKKIFGTTERPRLSVFRSARHVYAQVIDDTKGVTLAHVHSFKKGSEERADKAVCAELGKKLAEACKAKNITKVVFDKNGYAYHGRIMALAEGAREGGLDF, translated from the coding sequence ATGGCAAGCACAAATTCGAAATATGCGCAGCGTAATAAGCGCAAGACCAGGATCCGTAAAAAGATCTTTGGAACGACTGAACGTCCCCGTCTGAGCGTATTCCGCTCGGCCCGGCACGTTTACGCTCAGGTGATCGATGACACTAAAGGCGTGACTCTGGCTCACGTTCACAGCTTCAAAAAAGGCAGCGAAGAGCGGGCTGACAAAGCTGTTTGTGCTGAACTTGGCAAAAAGCTGGCAGAAGCCTGCAAGGCCAAGAACATTACAAAAGTTGTGTTTGATAAAAACGGTTATGCTTATCACGGCCGGATCATGGCTTTGGCCGAAGGTGCCCGTGAAGGTGGCCTGGATTTCTAA
- the rpsE gene encoding 30S ribosomal protein S5 — MQDRVVNIARVAKVVKGGRRFSFSALIVVGDSKDKVGFGLGKANEVPDAIRKGSDQAKKNMITVRKNGGTIPFEVVGKYGSATVLMYPAKKGKGIIAGGAVRIIAELAGIQDIVCKVHGTRNHQNVVRAVINGLQQLESLEEYAKNRGKEAHEVYQVRHAQAQA; from the coding sequence CTGCAAGACAGAGTTGTGAACATCGCCCGCGTTGCCAAAGTTGTTAAAGGTGGTCGTCGCTTCAGCTTCTCGGCTCTGATCGTCGTCGGCGATAGCAAAGATAAAGTGGGCTTCGGTCTTGGCAAAGCCAACGAGGTTCCTGATGCGATTCGTAAGGGATCGGATCAAGCGAAGAAGAACATGATCACTGTTCGTAAGAACGGTGGAACGATTCCTTTCGAAGTCGTCGGCAAGTACGGCTCCGCTACGGTTCTGATGTATCCTGCCAAAAAAGGTAAGGGCATCATCGCTGGTGGTGCAGTGCGTATCATCGCAGAACTCGCAGGGATTCAGGACATCGTGTGTAAGGTCCATGGTACACGTAACCACCAGAACGTGGTTCGCGCTGTGATCAACGGCCTGCAGCAGCTGGAAAGCCTGGAAGAGTATGCGAAGAACCGCGGTAAGGAAGCCCATGAGGTTTACCAGGTTCGTCACGCGCAAGCACAAGCTTAA
- the rpmD gene encoding 50S ribosomal protein L30, with product MSKIIVRQTRSLIGNNPNNRKVVRALGLGRIGKTKVHKDNNCIRGMINKVRHLVEYELVND from the coding sequence ATGTCGAAGATTATTGTCAGACAAACCCGGAGCCTGATCGGCAACAACCCGAACAATCGCAAGGTCGTTCGCGCTCTCGGTCTGGGCCGGATTGGCAAAACGAAGGTCCATAAGGATAACAATTGCATCCGCGGGATGATCAACAAAGTCCGCCATCTCGTCGAGTACGAGTTGGTAAACGACTAA
- the rplO gene encoding 50S ribosomal protein L15 → MKSLENLHPAPGSNKNKKRLGRGPGSGKGGTSGKGHKGQKARKSGNVRAGFEGGQTPMYRRLPKRGFKNPSRIEYNPINLDALNAFDAGTVVTAELLAQGGLLRKPDMPVKLLGRGQLTKALTIKLHKTSGAAKAAVEKAGGKVEEI, encoded by the coding sequence ATGAAGTCGTTGGAAAATTTGCATCCAGCCCCCGGATCGAACAAGAACAAGAAGCGTCTTGGTCGCGGTCCTGGTAGCGGTAAAGGCGGCACTTCGGGTAAAGGCCATAAAGGTCAAAAAGCCCGTAAGAGCGGTAACGTCCGCGCCGGTTTCGAGGGTGGTCAAACCCCTATGTACCGTCGTCTGCCCAAACGCGGTTTTAAAAATCCTTCTCGGATTGAATACAATCCGATAAACTTGGATGCTCTAAACGCTTTTGACGCGGGTACCGTGGTAACCGCAGAGTTGTTGGCTCAAGGTGGATTGTTGCGCAAGCCTGATATGCCCGTTAAGCTCCTTGGTCGCGGCCAGCTGACCAAAGCCTTGACTATCAAGCTCCACAAAACAAGTGGCGCAGCAAAAGCAGCAGTGGAAAAGGCAGGCGGTAAAGTTGAGGAGATCTAA
- the secY gene encoding preprotein translocase subunit SecY, translating into MGQRISSLPEVTLNHLTKKILFTLGFLALYRIGVHVPIPGVNSEALAEFFRSQGANLFGMFNMFSGGALERFSIFALGVMPYISASIIAQLLTVIVPHLEALSKEGEAGRKKITQYTRYGTIVIALVQGFMIARTLSTSSMGTGAFVTDPSTSWAVLTAISLTAGTAFVMWLGEQITERGVGNGISLIIFCGIVAGLPKVIGNTFEKFNSSEMDLAHIAILLLIVIAVTAGVVFMEQGARQVPVQYAKRQVGNRVYGGQTSHLPIRINTAGVIPPIFASSLLQIPVTVAQFAKTGLFASVVGTVLIPGGWLYNVLYLSMIIFFSFFYTSIQFKPDDIAENLKKHGGFIPGIRPGARTSEYLGKIINRLTLTGALYLSAICLIPSLITDSFNVQFYFGGTSLLIIVGVALETFRQIDAHRQSLRYEAFMKNTSIRSRGGRR; encoded by the coding sequence GTGGGACAGCGGATATCATCTCTGCCTGAGGTGACACTCAATCATTTGACCAAGAAGATCCTGTTTACTCTGGGCTTCTTGGCTCTCTACCGGATTGGGGTGCACGTTCCGATCCCGGGGGTCAATTCGGAGGCTTTGGCTGAGTTTTTCAGAAGCCAAGGCGCCAACCTCTTTGGCATGTTTAACATGTTCTCAGGTGGTGCCCTCGAAAGGTTCAGTATTTTTGCCTTAGGCGTGATGCCCTATATCTCGGCCTCTATTATCGCTCAGCTTTTGACCGTTATTGTTCCCCACCTGGAGGCGCTTTCGAAAGAAGGCGAAGCCGGTCGTAAGAAAATCACTCAGTACACGCGTTACGGCACGATCGTGATCGCTCTGGTTCAGGGCTTCATGATCGCGCGGACGCTGTCGACTTCCTCGATGGGGACGGGCGCTTTTGTGACCGATCCCAGTACGAGTTGGGCTGTGCTGACAGCCATTTCCTTGACCGCTGGTACCGCCTTCGTTATGTGGTTGGGTGAGCAGATCACCGAGCGCGGCGTGGGTAACGGTATCTCGCTCATCATCTTCTGCGGTATCGTGGCCGGTTTGCCTAAGGTTATCGGTAACACGTTCGAGAAGTTCAACAGCTCCGAAATGGACCTTGCCCATATCGCTATCCTTCTGCTCATCGTGATTGCCGTCACCGCAGGTGTGGTCTTCATGGAACAGGGTGCGCGTCAGGTGCCGGTTCAGTACGCAAAACGTCAGGTTGGCAATCGGGTTTACGGCGGACAGACTTCGCATCTGCCCATTCGTATCAACACCGCAGGTGTGATTCCTCCGATCTTTGCCAGCTCGCTTCTGCAGATTCCTGTGACGGTGGCTCAGTTCGCCAAAACCGGTCTTTTTGCAAGCGTCGTGGGAACGGTTTTGATCCCAGGCGGGTGGCTCTACAATGTGCTGTACCTGTCGATGATCATCTTCTTCTCATTCTTCTACACGTCGATTCAGTTCAAGCCCGACGATATCGCGGAAAACCTGAAGAAGCATGGTGGCTTCATTCCTGGTATCCGTCCTGGTGCTCGAACCTCGGAATATTTGGGTAAGATTATCAATCGTCTGACCCTGACCGGTGCTCTTTATCTGAGTGCGATCTGTTTGATCCCCTCATTGATCACCGATAGTTTCAACGTTCAGTTCTACTTCGGTGGAACCAGCCTTCTGATTATCGTAGGTGTGGCGTTGGAAACATTTAGACAGATTGACGCGCACCGCCAGTCTCTCCGTTACGAGGCGTTCATGAAGAACACAAGTATCAGGAGCAGAGGAGGCCGGCGTTGA
- a CDS encoding adenylate kinase — protein sequence MIVILTGAPGAGKGTQADLLAEREGFKKISTGDALRKQIREGTEIGNKAKSIMAEGKLVPDDVLLGILKAELDAARGFPILLDGYPRNVAQAKALQELVGKEGVRGAVHLEVDPNALVQRISGRRTCVNCGASYHVTTSPPKKDGICDRCGSGVIQRPDDTEEKVKVRLGVYESETRPVLDFYKNLGLYHRVDGNGTTESVYKALAAQLRSLA from the coding sequence TTGATAGTCATCCTTACGGGCGCCCCAGGCGCAGGCAAGGGAACTCAAGCTGACCTTCTCGCCGAGCGGGAAGGTTTTAAGAAGATATCCACCGGCGATGCCCTCCGTAAGCAAATCAGGGAAGGCACCGAGATCGGCAACAAGGCCAAGTCCATTATGGCCGAAGGCAAGCTGGTCCCCGATGATGTCCTTCTTGGCATCCTGAAGGCGGAGCTGGACGCAGCGCGCGGTTTTCCCATCCTTTTGGATGGTTATCCTCGCAACGTGGCGCAAGCGAAGGCCCTTCAGGAGTTGGTCGGTAAAGAAGGCGTACGCGGCGCGGTTCATCTTGAAGTCGATCCTAATGCGTTGGTTCAGCGTATTAGTGGCCGTAGGACCTGTGTCAACTGTGGTGCGAGCTACCACGTGACCACAAGCCCTCCTAAAAAGGATGGCATCTGTGATCGCTGTGGATCAGGTGTTATACAGCGCCCTGATGACACAGAAGAGAAGGTGAAGGTCCGTCTGGGTGTTTACGAGAGTGAAACCCGTCCGGTTCTTGATTTTTACAAGAACCTTGGCCTCTACCATCGTGTTGACGGCAACGGAACGACGGAAAGTGTGTATAAGGCTCTCGCTGCTCAGCTTCGTTCGCTCGCCTGA
- the infA gene encoding translation initiation factor IF-1 — translation MAKEDVIEVEGVVKEPLPNAMFKVELENGHEVLAHISGKMRMHFIRILPGDKVKLEISPYDLGRGRIVYRAK, via the coding sequence ATGGCCAAGGAAGATGTTATCGAGGTCGAAGGGGTTGTGAAAGAGCCACTCCCCAATGCGATGTTCAAGGTTGAACTCGAAAACGGCCATGAAGTTCTGGCTCATATTAGCGGCAAAATGCGTATGCACTTCATTCGCATCCTGCCCGGTGACAAGGTCAAACTGGAGATCTCTCCGTATGATCTGGGTCGTGGAAGAATAGTTTACCGCGCAAAGTAA
- the rpmJ gene encoding 50S ribosomal protein L36, with the protein MKVRASVKPICDKCKVVRRSGVLRVICEVKKHKQRQG; encoded by the coding sequence ATGAAAGTTAGAGCAAGTGTGAAGCCTATCTGTGATAAGTGCAAGGTCGTTCGTCGTAGTGGCGTGCTGCGCGTGATCTGTGAAGTCAAAAAGCATAAACAGAGACAGGGCTAA
- the rpsM gene encoding 30S ribosomal protein S13 has product MARIAGVDLPGQKRVDIALTSIYGIGRRSAVVIAEKAGIPATKKAAELSAEEVNSIRKVIDGEGILVEGDLRREVSLNIKRLIDLGNYRGLRHRKGLPVRGQRTKTNARTRKGPRKTIANKKK; this is encoded by the coding sequence ATGGCACGTATTGCTGGTGTTGACCTTCCTGGTCAAAAAAGAGTTGATATTGCACTGACGAGCATCTACGGCATCGGCCGTCGTTCCGCTGTCGTCATCGCGGAAAAAGCTGGTATCCCTGCGACCAAGAAAGCTGCTGAACTCAGCGCTGAAGAGGTCAACTCCATCCGTAAAGTGATCGACGGTGAAGGCATTCTGGTTGAGGGTGACCTCCGCCGTGAAGTTTCGCTGAATATTAAGCGCCTCATCGACTTGGGCAATTACCGCGGTCTGCGTCATCGTAAAGGCCTTCCTGTTCGCGGTCAGCGTACAAAGACCAACGCGCGTACGCGTAAAGGTCCTCGTAAGACGATTGCTAACAAGAAGAAGTAA
- the rpsK gene encoding 30S ribosomal protein S11, giving the protein MAKATVVKKRKTKKNVPMGVAHIQATFNNTIVTITDLNGEVVAWSTAGAKGFKGSRKSTPFAAQVAAEECARKAMDAGMRSISVLVKGPGSGRESAVRALSAVGLKVNLLKDITPVPHNGCRPPKRRRV; this is encoded by the coding sequence ATGGCAAAGGCTACTGTCGTTAAAAAGCGCAAGACGAAAAAGAACGTCCCTATGGGGGTCGCTCATATTCAAGCCACCTTTAACAATACTATCGTTACAATCACCGACCTTAACGGTGAAGTGGTGGCTTGGTCGACAGCTGGTGCCAAAGGCTTCAAGGGTTCGCGTAAAAGCACTCCCTTCGCAGCTCAGGTTGCAGCTGAAGAATGTGCCCGCAAAGCCATGGACGCCGGAATGCGTTCCATCTCGGTTTTGGTCAAGGGTCCAGGCTCGGGTCGTGAAAGCGCCGTTCGCGCTTTGTCGGCTGTCGGCCTGAAGGTCAACTTGCTGAAAGATATTACTCCGGTTCCGCATAATGGTTGCAGACCGCCAAAGCGGCGTAGGGTCTGA
- a CDS encoding DNA-directed RNA polymerase subunit alpha, whose product MHRNWQDLITPNNVEIAALTDTYGKFIAKPLERGYGITLGNSLRRVLLSSINGAAIVAVRIEGVDHELSTITGVKEDVTDIILNLKQVNIRYLGENDARITLKSKGDGVLRAGDIQASSDVEILNPEQHIATVGEDGSLSMEMIVRHGRGYVSADANRTESIPTGYIVTDSIFAPVRRVAYNVSNARVGQMTDYDKLTLEVWTNAAVRPDDALAYAAKILKEQLTIFINFDESEEVEARGSEETIEARPQLNENLFKTVDSLELSVRAANCLENANIKYIGELVTKTEAEMLKTKNFGRKSLNEIKDILAEMGLSLGMKIDGFDPSMLRQKESESN is encoded by the coding sequence ATGCATCGCAATTGGCAAGACTTGATCACTCCTAATAACGTAGAAATTGCCGCCTTGACCGATACCTATGGCAAGTTTATTGCGAAGCCGCTCGAGCGCGGTTATGGTATCACGCTTGGTAACTCGCTGCGACGCGTGCTTCTCTCAAGCATCAATGGTGCGGCTATCGTTGCCGTCCGTATCGAAGGCGTCGATCACGAGCTGAGTACGATCACGGGCGTCAAGGAAGACGTGACAGATATTATATTGAACCTGAAGCAGGTCAATATTCGTTATTTGGGCGAAAACGACGCCCGCATTACGCTGAAATCCAAAGGCGATGGCGTTCTGCGCGCTGGTGATATTCAAGCCAGCAGCGACGTGGAAATCCTGAACCCTGAGCAGCATATTGCAACAGTCGGTGAAGACGGTTCCTTGTCGATGGAAATGATCGTGCGCCACGGCCGCGGTTATGTCTCGGCTGATGCCAACCGTACGGAATCGATCCCTACGGGTTATATTGTGACTGACTCGATCTTCGCTCCCGTTCGCCGCGTTGCCTACAACGTTTCGAACGCTCGCGTGGGTCAGATGACTGACTACGATAAACTCACGCTGGAAGTTTGGACCAATGCTGCCGTTCGGCCGGATGATGCACTGGCTTACGCTGCAAAGATTCTGAAAGAACAGCTGACGATCTTCATCAACTTTGATGAATCGGAAGAAGTGGAAGCTCGCGGTTCGGAAGAAACCATTGAAGCTCGTCCTCAATTGAACGAAAACCTGTTCAAGACGGTCGACTCGCTGGAACTGTCGGTGCGCGCTGCCAACTGTCTGGAAAACGCCAATATCAAGTATATCGGCGAGCTGGTAACGAAGACAGAGGCTGAGATGCTGAAAACCAAAAACTTTGGTCGTAAGTCGCTCAACGAGATCAAGGACATCCTGGCTGAAATGGGCCTGTCCCTTGGTATGAAGATCGACGGATTTGATCCTTCGATGCTGAGACAAAAAGAAAGCGAAAGCAATTAA
- the rplQ gene encoding 50S ribosomal protein L17 translates to MRHKHGYRKLGRDSDHRRALLRNLATSLITHERITTTLPKAKELRRVVEKMVTLGKKGSLHHRRQAGAYLFEKEAVVKVFGDLATRFKDRQGGYVRILKRGLRVGDGAQMALIEFVDFAPKAKTEAQ, encoded by the coding sequence ATGAGACACAAGCACGGCTATCGGAAACTCGGTCGCGATTCAGATCACCGTAGAGCACTTTTGCGGAACCTGGCCACGTCGTTGATCACCCATGAGCGTATTACAACGACTTTGCCAAAAGCCAAAGAACTGCGCCGCGTCGTTGAGAAAATGGTGACTTTGGGTAAGAAGGGCAGCTTGCACCACCGCCGTCAGGCCGGTGCCTACCTCTTCGAAAAAGAAGCTGTTGTGAAAGTCTTCGGCGACCTCGCTACCCGCTTTAAAGACCGCCAAGGCGGTTATGTGCGCATCCTGAAGCGCGGCCTTCGCGTTGGCGACGGCGCTCAGATGGCCCTGATTGAGTTCGTGGACTTCGCCCCTAAAGCGAAAACCGAAGCTCAGTAA
- a CDS encoding LptF/LptG family permease translates to MTLFFYVLRDFIKYVVGTLLLCVFLFLLFDFIHKTTRYIPRYNPETGLLIKYYIYFLPSLIIQALPIASLLASVITMVLLSRTNEITAMRAAGMGPLRVGLPIVIGGLGLCVVAVFLGEYILPRWAERMHYVQEVQIERGSETQIAEGARWVKDENVLYNFRDYDPITNVMTGVRVIETGDNFRPKKSLEARLATYRPESTDWLLEDVKILYFWPKGTLSYTERKDVMPVSIPVEPVKLKKERRYPNELSSAELMDTIRKGAASGVDILSYRVELHTKLAFHLAPFVVCLIGLRFGYRSERTMETARGVLLAVAVGMSYWFFLNAARALAKRGVLPPIPAAWSADVILLAYSLINIWNLQRKRI, encoded by the coding sequence ATGACTTTATTTTTCTACGTGCTGCGGGACTTCATAAAATACGTTGTAGGGACCTTGCTGCTCTGCGTCTTTTTGTTTTTACTGTTCGACTTCATCCATAAGACCACGCGCTACATTCCCCGCTATAACCCGGAAACCGGGCTTTTGATCAAATATTATATTTATTTTCTGCCGAGCCTGATTATTCAGGCTCTGCCGATCGCTTCGCTTCTGGCTTCGGTGATTACGATGGTTCTTCTGAGTCGAACCAACGAAATCACCGCAATGCGGGCTGCCGGCATGGGCCCTTTGCGCGTGGGCCTTCCCATCGTCATCGGTGGACTGGGGCTTTGCGTCGTGGCCGTTTTTCTGGGCGAATATATCCTGCCCCGTTGGGCAGAGCGGATGCATTATGTTCAGGAAGTCCAAATCGAACGTGGGTCGGAAACTCAGATAGCCGAAGGCGCGCGCTGGGTGAAAGATGAGAACGTTCTTTATAATTTCCGTGATTACGATCCCATCACCAATGTGATGACCGGCGTGCGTGTGATCGAGACCGGCGATAACTTTCGACCGAAAAAAAGCCTGGAAGCCCGCCTTGCCACCTATCGCCCGGAAAGCACCGACTGGCTCCTGGAGGATGTTAAAATCCTATATTTCTGGCCCAAGGGCACGCTGTCCTATACCGAGCGGAAGGACGTCATGCCGGTCAGCATTCCCGTCGAGCCGGTGAAGCTTAAAAAAGAGCGTCGCTATCCTAACGAACTTTCTTCCGCCGAACTCATGGACACCATTCGTAAAGGGGCCGCATCAGGCGTTGATATCCTATCGTATCGCGTGGAGCTCCACACCAAGCTGGCCTTTCACCTTGCGCCTTTTGTGGTGTGTTTGATTGGTCTTCGCTTTGGTTATCGCTCCGAGCGAACCATGGAAACGGCGCGCGGTGTTCTGCTCGCTGTGGCCGTGGGAATGAGCTACTGGTTCTTTCTGAATGCCGCCAGAGCCCTGGCCAAGCGTGGGGTTCTGCCGCCCATACCCGCGGCCTGGTCTGCCGATGTCATCCTTCTTGCCTATTCACTGATTAATATTTGGAACCTGCAGCGCAAACGGATATGA
- a CDS encoding winged helix-turn-helix domain-containing protein, with protein MAPYRVDRRPAFADRTRLEQIEARLRNWDFCGLVRWADQQTERFTTREEMLVCYARERCKDYEGWQRSMMRLRQRVFKDEWEHLAFRALSLQTGKDLNRVADDLKKALCFPEDLLMQVAWVRAADRLASLQQLDEAWELYACFPSTGAVSEWQRLTELKATIVSYLNGKLDNDTVIGLLRSQGFHWLGTPLAEVYGLAFHLYIASISARWFDQIRLQNQLRKTLDELAHSEDQSQLVAVATYLLNPEQGLGAALWRSQLPDSGVPEPPLFHHVPEMLWLTHCMEGIAKIQKASREQSIPGLKKVLFQQERLGNGLLAACARSRLLGHILHHHPLRREPELMDFWFQELRLLQSMPYNELQSFGALLQAAHQYRQGEFQDCIQILRRARRLSQDRLRRRIVSLWLAHARGRMPRHVPPELAAVSLRLLRYFFAPSLKSLGHSIYMINDVYKVDLGHYPVLNRLLQQILRHPQKTLPTQDVQDLVWRQTASLEGWKQKLRNAVSRLRYQFRFIMAPLVMQSHGTLHLNLEALIFEPMPANLQLERRQEILRALQQGPRSIEGLREMTRIPASTLRRYMRELTDQGLVAADDKANRTVFISVCAAGSKY; from the coding sequence TTGGCGCCTTATCGTGTGGACCGTCGCCCCGCCTTTGCTGACAGGACTCGCCTTGAGCAGATTGAAGCTCGACTGCGCAATTGGGATTTTTGTGGCCTCGTCCGCTGGGCGGATCAGCAGACAGAACGCTTCACAACGCGCGAGGAAATGCTCGTATGCTACGCGCGTGAACGCTGCAAGGATTACGAGGGTTGGCAGCGGAGTATGATGCGACTCAGGCAGCGGGTATTCAAGGATGAGTGGGAGCATCTTGCCTTTCGTGCTCTCAGCCTGCAGACAGGGAAAGATTTGAATCGCGTGGCCGACGATCTGAAGAAGGCCCTCTGCTTTCCCGAGGATCTGCTGATGCAGGTGGCCTGGGTCCGCGCGGCGGATCGGCTGGCATCCCTGCAGCAGCTGGACGAGGCCTGGGAGCTCTATGCCTGTTTTCCTAGCACGGGAGCTGTGAGTGAATGGCAGCGTTTAACCGAACTGAAAGCCACTATTGTAAGTTATCTGAATGGCAAGCTTGACAATGACACGGTCATAGGACTTCTTCGCAGTCAAGGCTTTCATTGGCTGGGAACGCCCTTGGCAGAGGTTTATGGGCTGGCCTTCCACCTTTATATAGCCAGTATTTCAGCGCGCTGGTTCGATCAGATTCGTCTGCAGAACCAGCTTCGCAAAACACTGGATGAGCTTGCTCATAGCGAGGATCAATCCCAGCTGGTGGCCGTGGCGACCTATCTCTTAAACCCGGAACAGGGACTGGGCGCTGCTTTGTGGCGAAGTCAGCTGCCCGATTCCGGTGTTCCCGAACCGCCGCTCTTTCATCATGTTCCAGAAATGCTTTGGCTTACGCACTGCATGGAAGGCATTGCCAAAATTCAAAAGGCTTCGCGGGAACAAAGCATTCCCGGTTTAAAAAAGGTGCTGTTTCAACAGGAAAGGCTGGGTAACGGCCTTCTTGCGGCCTGCGCGCGTTCAAGGCTCCTGGGGCATATCCTGCATCATCATCCGCTGCGTCGTGAGCCCGAGCTTATGGATTTTTGGTTCCAGGAACTCAGGCTTTTGCAGAGCATGCCCTATAACGAACTGCAGAGTTTTGGGGCGCTTCTGCAGGCCGCGCATCAGTATCGGCAGGGGGAATTTCAGGACTGCATTCAAATCCTGCGGCGCGCGCGGCGTCTATCGCAGGACCGTCTGCGGCGACGCATAGTCAGCCTGTGGCTGGCTCATGCCCGCGGACGTATGCCCAGGCATGTACCTCCGGAACTGGCCGCTGTCAGCCTCCGGCTTTTGCGCTATTTTTTCGCGCCGAGTCTGAAGAGTCTTGGTCACAGCATTTATATGATCAACGATGTTTACAAGGTTGATCTGGGCCATTATCCGGTCTTGAATCGTCTTTTGCAGCAGATTCTGCGGCATCCACAGAAAACCCTTCCCACACAGGATGTTCAGGATCTGGTGTGGCGTCAGACAGCGTCGCTGGAAGGCTGGAAGCAGAAACTTCGCAATGCCGTCTCACGTCTGCGCTATCAATTTCGCTTTATCATGGCCCCGCTCGTGATGCAGTCGCACGGCACACTTCATTTGAATCTGGAGGCTCTGATTTTCGAGCCGATGCCCGCCAACCTGCAGCTTGAGCGTCGGCAAGAGATACTTCGGGCCTTGCAGCAGGGTCCAAGGTCCATCGAAGGCCTAAGGGAAATGACGCGAATTCCTGCCAGCACTCTGCGCCGCTACATGCGGGAGCTGACCGATCAGGGCCTCGTGGCCGCCGATGATAAAGCGAATCGCACGGTTTTCATATCCGTTTGCGCTGCAGGTTCCAAATATTAA